A genomic stretch from Erigeron canadensis isolate Cc75 chromosome 9, C_canadensis_v1, whole genome shotgun sequence includes:
- the LOC122581913 gene encoding phosphatidate phosphatase PAH1, whose protein sequence is MISRVGSYLSQSVYSVATPFHPFGGAVDIIVVQQQDGSFRSTPWYVRFGKFQGVLKGAEKIVKIEVNGVVADFHMYLDNSGEAYFIKEVVPEKDIDVKGAREDDFAPEKKNNAEVQFQDEHAESTESDSEKRFYEFQDEQTQSLDGSIELSDFGSNRYDNLEGDLESTSSEVVLFSIDGQILSAPITSMEQNTENVQLSTPQFHLGPMEGPEFEGDLDLSNESTWAQYLSDFNISKDKGTETRNVVNLERELSIKSVAEDTPSDTKKEDVFKSCLALNDLGKLEDGGECEVGVEELQVGNECEGAENVESLKSKAETASTGVTSQDMEQKLSDVAILSNQDREEIVGVEDAESVKLEDETESTLVNLLDIEQTHSDVAIVSNQDHEESERIENSPKGSESRDESTICVTEESQLYSDDNEKFNRSRPTRIEISLCGNLLRPGMGLSTASETFNAHRIPEEEFRISAASIIKNDSLIVRIEDKYFTWEKAAHIVLGVAVYGLEMHADPTDAIPVVWSGPNGDSGIPTTPSGRRWRLWPIAFRRTKTLDHNTSNLSGEDVFLDSESVFDSPQPVEASPTSSQSPQKQFLRTQVPTSEQISSLNLKDGQNMVSFIFSTRMLGVQKVDAHIYLWKWNARIVISDVDGTITKSDVLGQFMPLVGKDWTQSGVARLFSAIKENGYQLLFLSARAIVQAYLTRSFLLNLKQDGKALPNGPVVISPDGLFPSLFREVIRRAPHEFKIACLEDIKALFPSDYNPFYAGFGNRDTDELSYRKIGIPKGKIFIINPKGEVAISHRMDMKGKSYTSLHTLVNDMFPPTSMVEQEDYNSWNYWRVPLPDVDL, encoded by the exons ATGATTAGTAGAGTCGGAAGTTACCTTTCTCAAAGTGTATATTCCGTTGCCACCCCGTTTCATCCGTTTGGTGGTGCAGTTGACATAATTGTTGTCCAACAACAAGATGGGTCTTTTAGAAGTACGCCTTGGTATGTTAGGTTTGGGAAGTTTCAGGGTGTGCTTAAAGGGGCggaaaaaattgtaaaaatagAAGTAAATGGTGTAGTAGCTGATTTCCATATGTATCTTGATAATTCGGGTGAAGCTTACTTCATTAAAGAAGTTGTCCCCGAGAAGGATATTGATGTCAAAGGTGCTAGAGAAGATGATTTTGCCcctgagaaaaaaaataatgccGAGGTTCAGTTTCAAGATGAACATGCAGAGAGTACAGAATCTGATAGTGAAAAAAGATTTTATGAATTTCAAGATGAACAGACCCAATCGTTAGATGGGTCAATTGAGTTGTCTGATTTTGGATCTAATCGTTATGATAATTTAGAAGGTGATTTGGAATCAACAAGTTCAGAGGTGGTTTTGTTCAGCATTGATGGTCAAATTTTGTCAGCTCCGATAACATCGATGGAGCAAAATACAGAAAATGTGCAACTGAGCACACCGCAGTTTCATTTGGGACCTATGGAAGGACCTGAATTTGAAGGTGATCTGGATTTAAGCAATGAATCTACTTGGGCTCAATATTTAAGTGATTTCAACATATCAAAAGATAAAGGTACCGAAACTCGGAATGTAGTGAACCTAGAGCGGGAATTATCTATAAAAAGTGTCGCTGAAGATACACCAAGTGATACAAAGAAAGAGGATGTTTTTAAGAGCTGTTTGGCATTAAATGATTTGGGAAAGCTAGAAGATGGCGGAGAATGTGAAGTAGGTGTTGAAGAATTACAAGTAGGCAATGAATGTGAAGGGGCTGAAAATGTCGAGTCCTTGAAGTCAAAGGCTGAAACTGCGTCTACAGGTGTGACTTCGCAGGATATGGAACAGAAACTTTCTGATGTTGCAATTCTTAGTAATCAAGATCGTGAAGAAATTGTAGGGGTTGAAGATGCCGAATCTGTTAAGTTAGAGGATGAAACCGAGTCTACTCTGGTGAATTTACTGGATATTGAACAAACACATTCAGATGTTGCTATTGTTAGTAATCAAGATCATGAAGAATCTGAAAGGATCGAAAATAGTCCAAAAGGATCAGAAAGTAGAGATGAGTCCACCATCTGTGTAACTGAGGAGTCTCAACTGTATTCTGATGATAATGAAAAGTTCAATAGATCAAGACCGACAA GGATAGAGATATCTCTTTGTGGGAACTTGCTACGTCCTGGTATGGGGTTGAGTACTGCTTCTGAAACGTTTAACGCCCACCGAATACCCGAGGAAGAATTTAGAATTTCTGCTGCATCGATTATTAAAAATGACAGCTTAATAGTCAGAATTGAAGATAAATACTTTACATGGGAAAAAGCTGCTCATATTGTTCTTGGGGTGGCTGTATATGGGTTAGAAATGCATGCCGATCCCACAGATGCGATTCCTGTGGTGTGGAGTGGGCCCAATGGTGACTCCGGGATTCCAACAACTCCATCTGGCCGTAGATGGAGGCTTTGGCCCATTGCCTTTAGAAGAACTAAGACACTTGACCATAATACTAGTAATCTTTCGGGTGAAGATGTTTTTCTCGACTCGGAATCGGTTTTTGACTCCCCACAACCCGTAGAAGCGTCTCCGACATCATCCCAATCCCCCCAGAAGCAATTTCTAAGGACACAAGTTCCCACTAGTGAGCAaatatcatcattaaatttaaaagatgGGCAGAACATGGTGTCATTTATTTTTTCGACCAGAATGTTAGGAGTTCAAAag GTTGATGCTCATATATACTTGTGGAAGTGGAATGCAAGAATTGTGATATCAGATGTTGATGGGACGATAACAAA GTCTGATGTTCTTGGTCAGTTTATGCCTTTAGTAGGGAAAGATTGGACTCAATCTGGGGTAGCCCGGCTCTTCTCTGCAATTAAG GAAAACGGATATCAATTATTGTTTCTAAGTGCACGTGCAATTGTTCAAGCATATCTCACGAGAAGTTTTCTCCTTAATCTCAAGCAG GACGGGAAAGCTTTACCCAATGGGCCGGTCGTCATTTCACCTGATGGCTTATTTCCATCATTGTTTCGTGAAG TTATTAGAAGAGCACCTCATGAATTCAAGATTGCGTGTCTAGAA GACATCAAAGCTCTTTTCCCATCTGATTACAATCCGTTTTATGCGGGTTTCGGGAACAGAGACACTGATGAGCTTAGTTACAGAAAAATAGGGATTCCAAAGGGCAAAATCttcataattaaccctaag GGTGAGGTAGCCATTAGTCATCGTATGGACATGAAGGGGAAGTCTTACACCTCTTTGCACACGTTAGTCAACGACATGTTCCCCCCGACATCAATGGTTGAGCAG GAAGATTATAACTCATGGAATTACTGGAGAGTGCCATTGCCAGATGTCGACTTGTAG
- the LOC122583619 gene encoding uncharacterized protein LOC122583619 produces the protein MAHYAIQQDVRDTASSSRTYTRRDDRGESHNRLFRDYFAEEPKFNETFFRKRFRMSRRLFVKIASDLENNFSFFKRKIDARGRWGFSALQRCTSAVRQLGYGSNPDSLDDYLNMSERSSRETLNAFCDGVIKLYRHEYLRRPTRTDTQRILDHHASYHGFPGMLGSLDCTHWAWDNCPVAWRGQYTRGDHHGPTISLEAVASQDCWIWHAYFGVAGSNNDINVLNQSPLFSPFEDGTAPLVPFTVNGTEYRYPYYLVDGIYPRYAMFVKTIQHPTGEKRIRYAKAQEAARKDVERAFDEDHAISPDYIPDPPVAPQPSDERLFEIQNPNVHEDLQMDLIDHIHRTFIPGIDR, from the exons ATGGCGCATTATGCGATTCAACAAGATGTCCGCGATACTGCCTCCTCTTCAAGAACGTATACAAGACGGGACGATCGTGGTGAGTCTCACAACCGTCTTTTTCGAGATTACTTTGCCGAGGAACCGAaatttaatgagactttttttagaaAACGGTTTCGTATGAGTAGACGGTTGTTTGTGAAGATAGCTTcagatttggaaaacaattttagtttttttaagagGAAGATCGACGCGCGTGGTAGATGGGGGTTTTCGGCTTTACAGAGATGCACATCTGCAGTTCGTCAGTTAGGCTATGGTAGTAATCCCGATAGTTTAGATGATTACCTAAATATGTCGGAAAGATCGTCACGTGAAACCCTTAATGCTTTTTGTGATGGAGTCATTAAGTTATATCGGCATGAATACTTGCGTAGGCCAACGCGTACTGATACGCAACgcattcttgatcatcatgcaTCTTACCATGGTTTCCCCGGCATGTTAG ggagtcttgattgtacacactggGCTTGGGATAATTGTCCAGTAGCTTGGCGTGGTCAGTACACGCGAGGTGACCATCACGGGCCGACGATATCGCTTGAAGCAGTTGCTTCACAGGATTGTTGGATTTGGCACGCATACTTTGGTGTTgccggttcaaacaacgacattaatgtgttgaaccaatctcctTTGTTCAGCCCTTTTGAAGACGGCACAGCACCGTTGGTTCCTTTCACTGTAAATGGAACCGAATATCGGTACCCGTATTATCTAGTGGATGGGATCTACCCAAGATATGCGATGTTTGTGAAAACGATACAGCATCCAACCGGTGAGAAAAGGATTCGGTATGCTAAGGCACAGGAGGCTGCAAGGAAGGACGTGGAGCGAGCTTTtg acgaGGACCACGCTATAAGTCCTGATTACATTCCAGATCCCCCTGTTGCGCCACAGCCATCGGATGAACGACTGTTTGAGATACAGAACCCAAACGTTCACGAGGATCTTCagatggatctcattgaccatattcatcgcACATTTATCCCGGGCATCGatcgctag
- the LOC122583620 gene encoding protein CANDIDATE G-PROTEIN COUPLED RECEPTOR 7-like, giving the protein MTTSPSPTTRLTIILIVLSLFASSCIAEIKSLKIQTDNRPMILFEKFGFTNHGIASISISSVSVTSMLSEIDPSHLGFFLLTEESLLQVISEFQQDPRFCVVDSKFITLLFTFRDLSPPPHSSFNKSYPVDNPNDYFLFFANCNPESFVTMDVRTELYNNEGNTRDYLSAGLTTLPFLYTIFSLSYMCFLGFWIVECMKNKLSVHRIHLLMGILLVMKSLNLICAAEDKHYVKVTGTPHGWDVLFYMFQFLRVVLLFTVIILIGTGWSFLKSFLQENEKKVLMIVIPLQVFANIASIVIGETGPFIKDWVTWNQVFLLVDIVCCCAIIFPIVWSIRSLRESSKTDGKAARTLAKLTLFRQFYVLVIGYLYFTRIIVFALKTIAAYKHQWVANAAEELASVAFYVVMFYMFRPIATNEYFIIGDEEEEAAEVVLREQEFEL; this is encoded by the exons ATGACGACCTCACCGTCGCCGACAACACGGCTCACCATCATCCTCATTGTCCTTTCTCTTTTCGCCTCTTCATGCATAGCCGAAATCAAAtcattaaaaatacaaacaGACAACCGTCCCATGATCCTATTCGAAAAATTTGGATTCACAAATCATGGCATTGCCTCCATCTCCATCTCATCCGTGTCCGTTACATCAATGCTCTCAGAAATCGACCCTTCACACCTTGGTTTCTTCCTCCTAACCGAAGAATCGTTACTTCAAGTCATTTCCGAGTTCCAACAAGACCCAAGGTTTTGCGTTGTTGATTCAAAATTTATAACATTATTGTTCACATTTCGTGATCTTTCACCTCCACCTCATTCGTCGTTTAATAAATCGTATCCTGTTGATAACCCTAatgattattttctttttttcgcGAATTGTAATCCTGAATCTTTTGTCACAATGGACGTCCGTACCGAGTTGTATAATAATGAGGGCAATACAAGGGATTATTTATCAGCTGGATTAACTACATTACCTTTTCTATACACCATTTTCTCCCTCTCATATATGTGTTTTCTAGGATTTTGGATCGTCGAATGTATGAAAAACAAGCTATCTGTTCATCGGATTCATTTACTAATGGGCattttgcttgtcatgaaatcGCTTAATTTGATATGTGCCGCGGAAGATAAACATTATGTGAAGGTTACAG GAACTCCTCATGGATGGGATGTTTTGTTTTACATGTTCCAATTTCTAAGGGTTGTCCTATTGTTTACTGTCATCATACTAATTGGCACTGGATGGTCATTTTTGAAATCATTTTTGCAAGAAAACGAAAAGAAGGTGCTGATGATTGTGATCCCTCTTCAAGTTTTCGCTAACATAGCTTCCATAGTAATAGGAGAAACCGGGCCGTTTATTAAAGATTGGGTGACTTGGAACCAAGTGTTCTTGTTGGTCGATATAGTTTGTTGCTGTGCTATCATATTCCCAATTGTGTGGTCGATTAGATCCTTGAGGGAGTCCTCCAAAACCGACGGGAAAGCAGCTAGAACTTTAGCAAAACTGACTCTTTTTAGGCAATTTTATGTTTTGGTTATTGGGTACTTGTATTTCACAAGGATTATTGTTTTCGCTTTGAAGACGATTGCAGCATATAAGCATCAATGGGTGGCTAATGCTGCTGAAGAACTAGCGAGTGTGGCATTTTATGTGGTGATGTTTTACATGTTTAGGCCGATTGCCACGAATGAGTATTTCATTATTGGTGATGAGGAAGAGGAAGCTGCAGAGGTGGTTCTTAGAGAAcaagagtttgaactttga
- the LOC122582273 gene encoding uncharacterized protein LOC122582273 yields MSTPPPLLEQKTTAPYGSWPSPITSDVVSGASKGLGGSAVDSHGRLFYLESRPTESGRSVLVRGGTDEPVDVTPKEFSVRTVAQEYGGGAFSIFGENVVFSNYKDQRLYIQAIDSKDSAPVPLTPDYGGPSVSYADGVYDRLLNRFIAVREDRRESSLDAITTIVSIELGDKTIQEPKVLVGGNDFYAFPRLDYEGKRLAWIEWSHPNMPWDRSELWVGYISDTGDMYKRVCVAGGDPTIIESPTEPKWSDEGELFFVTDRKNGFWNLHRWVESENSVVPVYTLEAEFAKPLWVFGMNSYEIIKEQKNLIACSYRQKGRSYLGILDKNKSTLSVLQSPFTDIMNITLGVHCIYVEGASGVHPTSIAKVTLDDRSSNVVDFKIVWSSSPTSSEYESYFSSPEFIEFPTEVPGETAYAYYYPPTNPLYQASEEEKPPLLLKSHGGPTAEARGILNLNIQFWTSRGWAFVDVNYGGSTGYGRVFRERLLQRWGIVDVNDCCSCAHFLVNSGKADGERLCITGGSAGGYTTLAALAFKKTFKAGASLYGVADLKLLKEETHKFESRYMDNLVGSEKEFFERSPINFVDQFSCPIILFQGLEDKVVPPDQARKIYQALKAKGVPVALVEYEGEQHGFRKAENIKCTLEQQMVFFARLVGHFKVADNIVPIRIDNFD; encoded by the exons ATGTCCACTCCACCGCCACTGCTGGAGCAAAAAACCACCGCGCCGTACGGTTCCTGGCCATCTCCGATCACCTCCGACGTCGTCTCCGGAGCCAGCAAAGGCCTTGGCGGCTCCGCTGTTGACTCTCACGGCCGCTTATTCTATCTTGAATCACGTCCTACAGAATCAGg gcGATCAGTGTTAGTTAGGGGTGGAACTGATGAACCAGTTGATGTAACGCCTAAAGAGTTTTCGGTGCGGACTGTTGCACAAGAGTACGGTGGTGGTGCTTTCTCAATTTTCGGGGAAAATGTcgttttttcaaattataaagATCAGAGGCTATATATCCAAGCTATAGATTCGAAAG ATTCGGCACCTGTGCCACTTACGCCCGACTATGGTGGACCTTCGGTGAGCTATGCGGACGGAGTTTATGATAGATTGCTTAACAGGTTTATCGCGGTCAGGGAAG ATCGACGTGAAAGTAGTTTGGATGCAATTACAACCATTGTATCAATAGAACTTGGTGATAAAACCATTCAAG AACCAAAGGTATTAGTTGGTGGAAATGATTTTTACGCATTCCCAAGACTGGATTATGAGGGCAAAAGGCTGGCATGGATTGAATGGAGCCACCCTAACATGCCATGGGACAGATCAGAACTCTGGGTTGGCTATATTTCCGATACCGG AGATATGTACAAACGTGTATGTGTGGCAGGTGGTGATCCCACAATAATAGAATCTCCCACTGAACCTAAGTGGTCCGATGAAG GTGAATTATTCTTCGTCACTGATAGAAAAAATGGATTTTGGAATCTTCATAGATGG GTTGAATCAGAGAACTCAGTGGTGCCAGTATACACATTAGAGGCTGAGTTTGCAAAACCGTTGTGGGTTTTTGGCATGAACTCCTATGAGATTATTAAGGAGCAGAAGAACTTAATTGCTTGCAGTTACAG GCAGAAAGGAAGGTCTTATTTGGGAATACTGGACAAAAACAAGAGCACATTATCCGTCCTCCAGAGTCCTTTCACAGATATAATGAATATT ACTTTGGGTGTACACTGTATATACGTTGAGGGAGCATCTGGAGTTCATCCGACGTCAATAGCTAAG GTGACCTTAGATGATCGGTCATCAAATGTAGTTGATTTCAAGATTGTTTGGTCTTCTTCACCTACTAGTTCAGAATACGAATCTTACTTTAGCTCCCCAGAATTTATTGAGTTTCCAACAGAAGTTCCTGGTGAGACAGCTTATGCATACTATTATCCGCCAACAAATCCCCTTTATCAAGCCAGTGAAGAAGAAAAACCTCCATTGCTGTTGAAGAGTCATG GAGGACCTACGGCTGAGGCACGTGGAATCTTAAATCTCAATATCCAATTTTGGACAAGTCGTGGTTGGGCTTTTGTGGATGTGAACTACGGTGGAAGTACTG GTTATGGTCGCGTGTTTCGTGAAAGGCTTTTGCAGCGGTGGGGAATAGTTGATGTCAATGATTGTTGCAGTTGTGCGCATTTCTTG GTGAACAGTGGAAAGGCAGATGGTGAAAGACTTTGCATTACCGGAGGGTCTGCAGGTGGTTACACAACACTAGCTGCACTTGCATTCAAGAAAACATTCAAGGCTGGAGCTTCTTTGTATGGT GTAGCTGACCTCAAGTTATTGAAAGAAGAAACTCACAAATTTGAATCGCGATACATGGATAATCTTGTTG GGAGTGAAAAAGAGTTCTTTGAGAGATCACCTATTAATTTTGTGGATCAATTTTCTTGCCCCATAATCCTTTTTCAAGGATTGGAAGACAAG GTTGTACCCCCTGATCAAgcaagaaaaatatatcaagCCTTAAAAGCAAAAGGAGTGCCTGTTGCTCTGGTGGAGTATGAAGGAGAGCAGCATGGTTTTCGTAAG GCTGAAAATATTAAATGCACCCTTGAACAACAAATGGTCTTTTTTGCACGTTTGGTTGGACATTTTAAGGTGGCCGATAATATTGTTCCAATCAGGATTGATAACTTCGACTAA
- the LOC122583621 gene encoding protein ACCELERATED CELL DEATH 6-like, whose amino-acid sequence MATHLDITDHKSNAVLYQALSDRDEAVVIDKCKGFPDGPLHVVTIHGDTVLHLAIWYKYAGLVLKLIGSLSEDQYNKLTLTNASGNTLLHATATNDKSVRVAEAILLRAPSLLTMTNRFGETALFRAARYGKKEIYCFLSNEISSRRFPDELLFFRTFLQRDDKATIFHVAIHSENFDLAHHIIDKYPSLINKEDKDGMTGLQLLANKPLVFDSDSRDNFVKWLIYKLADSHPKGRTSRVPILKEIQKRKLKSELAKNLASFLIDKDVSWEATGPLSDHSTFRVHNFRGDASTVQQTRHSPVSQEISHSTLFLATESGCTEIVRKILEVYPQAIEQIDEDGCTILHVAIKYRRMEIYETVTNMKSTLTRIREKIDKQGNSILHMVGHKVRDQKAEGDIRSPALILREDLLLFESVSKACTRLGRLQINADGKTGEQLFNEKNEQLRMDAKQWMRSTAEHCTIVAVLIATVAFAAAYTVPGGPNQQTGYPLLKNKPYFIIFALADALSLTFSLTSVILFLSILTSSFRLWDFKSHLHNKLLLGLTMLILSVSMMMVAFAATLILTISSAQHWTNIILYTISFLPVSVFLLSYVRLYIRLIKALATTICKNIALLLPVRDIEISLANQDTGLPSHDFV is encoded by the exons ATGGCTACACATCTTGACATTACAGATCACAAAAGTAATGCCGTCTTGTATCAAGCGCTATCAGATAGAGATGAAGCCGTAGTAATTGACAAGTGCAAAGGCTTTCCAGATGGCCCTTTGCACGTAGTAACAATACATGGTGATACTGTTCTCCACCTTGCCATCTGGTACAAATATGCTGGTTTGGTTCTTAAGCTAATTGGTTCACTATCAGAAGACCAGTACAATAAACTCACACTGACAAATGCTTCTGGAAACACACTGCTGCATGCAACAGCAACCAACGATAAATCAGTTAGGGTCGCAGAAGCAATCCTTCTCCGGGCTCCTTCATTGCTCACCATGACCAACAGGTTTGGGGAGACTGCTCTTTTCCGTGCAGCTCGTTATGGCAAGAAAGaaatttattgttttcttaGTAATGAAATCAGTAGTAGGAGATTTCCAGATGAACTACTATTTTTCAGGACCTTTCTTCAAAGAGATGATAAAGCTACTATATTTCATGTTGCAATTCATAGTGAGAACTTCG ATTTGGCACATCATATAATTGATAAATATCCAAGTTTGATTAACAAAGAGGATAAAGATGGGATGACCGGCCTTCAACTTCTTGCAAACAAGCCATTGGTTTTTGACAGTGACTCACGAGATAATTTCGTCAAGTGGCTCATATACAAGT TAGCTGATTCACATCCTAAAGGAAGAACTAGTAGAGTGCCTATCctaaaagaaattcaaaaacgAAAGCTGAAAAGTGAATTAGCAAAGAACCTTGCATCCTTTTTGATCGACAAGGATGTTTCATGGGAAGCAACAGGACCCCTCTCAGATCATTCGACATTCAGAGTCCACAACTTCAGAGGAGATGCTTCCACAGTTCAGCAGACAAGGCATTCACCGGTATCTCAAGAAATTTCTCATTCAACATTGTTTCTAGCCACGGAATCAGGTTGCACAGAAATTGTAAGAAAAATATTGGAAGTCTACCCTCAAGCAATAGAACAAATTGATGAGGATGGGTGTACTATTTTGCACGTGGCAATTAAATATCGAAGAATGGAGATCTATGAAACCGTGACCAATATGAAGTCTACTTTAACAAGGATAAGAGAGAAAATTGACAAACAAGGCAACTCGATTCTGCACATGGTTGGTCATAAAGTTAGAGATCAGAAAGCCGAGGGGGACATCAGAAGCCCTGCTCTTATACTACGCGAAGATTTGCTTCTGTTTGAG AGTGTGAGCAAAGCATGTACAAGGTTAGGACGTCTGCAGATAAATGCCGACGGAAAGACTGGTGAACAACTATTCAATGAGAAAAATGAGCAGCTCCGCATGGATGCTAAGCAGTGGATGAGGAGCACAGCTGAGCACTGCACCATTGTTGCTGTGCTCATTGCCACTGTTGCCTTTGCTGCAGCTTACACTGTACCCGGAGGTCCAAATCAACAAACAGGTTATCCACTTCTCAAGAACAAACCATATTTCATAATCTTTGCCCTAGCAGATGCACTTTCGCTCACGTTTTCTTTGACATCAGTTATCTTATTTCTTTCCATCCTCACATCTTCATTTAGACTATGGGATTTTAAGAGCCATCTGCATAACAAACTCTTACTAGGCCTTACCATGCTGATCCTATCTGTGTCAATGATGATGGTTGCGTTTGCAGCCACACTTATCCTAACCATTAGTAGTGCACAACATTGGACGAACATCATCTTGTACACGATTTCATTTCTGCCTGTTAGTGTGTTTCTACTCTCTTATGTACGTCTTTACATACGGCTAATCAAAGCACTGGCAACTACTATTTGCAAGAATATAGCTTTACTACTTCCTGTACGTGATATTGAAATCTCCCTAGCAAATCAGGATACCGGGCTGCCCTCTCATGACTTTGTTTGA